Proteins encoded by one window of Porphyrobacter sp. YT40:
- a CDS encoding lipoprotein-releasing ABC transporter permease subunit yields the protein MLSPFEWMIAKRYLWPGRGEAFIALVAGISVGVVALSVALLVVVMSVMNGFRGELLDKITGLNGHAVVQGYDGKIADWQPLMAQIEATPGVTSASPMIERPLLTSFGGRVEAIFLRGQTDEDLTGLGDKVLMGDIRSVSGGSGKVAIGSRLAQNLGIRVGDTITIINPQGRTTPFGTSIRQVGYEVGAIFEVGIYTFDEKFVMLPLKEAQTLLLMGDSVAQIEVTVTDPDKVGEILAPLADSLTGKAIIADWKAMNSALFEALQVERVAMFFALSFMVLVASFNILSSLVMLVRAKTRDIAIMRTMGATRRSMIKIFVTTGSTVGAIGTMTGLALGAVILFFREPIVGFIAFVTGQEIWDPEVRFLSTLPSRTDPWEVLGIVLLALGMSFLATLYPAFKAANTDPVQVLRYE from the coding sequence ATGCTCTCTCCCTTCGAATGGATGATCGCCAAGCGCTACCTCTGGCCCGGCCGGGGGGAGGCTTTCATTGCGCTGGTCGCCGGGATTTCGGTTGGCGTCGTGGCTTTGTCTGTCGCGCTCCTCGTGGTCGTGATGAGCGTGATGAATGGCTTTCGCGGCGAATTGCTCGACAAGATCACCGGGCTGAACGGCCATGCGGTGGTGCAGGGCTATGATGGCAAGATTGCCGACTGGCAGCCCCTGATGGCCCAAATCGAGGCGACACCCGGCGTCACCTCCGCCTCTCCGATGATCGAGCGGCCCTTGCTCACCAGCTTCGGCGGGCGGGTGGAGGCGATCTTCCTGCGCGGGCAGACCGACGAAGACCTGACCGGCCTCGGCGACAAGGTGCTGATGGGCGATATCCGCAGCGTGTCGGGCGGATCGGGCAAGGTCGCGATTGGCAGCCGGTTGGCGCAGAACCTCGGCATCCGGGTGGGCGACACGATCACGATCATCAATCCTCAGGGGCGCACCACGCCCTTCGGCACCTCGATCCGGCAGGTCGGCTACGAAGTTGGCGCGATCTTCGAAGTCGGCATCTACACCTTCGACGAGAAGTTCGTGATGCTCCCGCTGAAGGAGGCGCAGACGCTGCTTCTGATGGGCGATTCCGTCGCGCAGATCGAAGTGACCGTGACCGATCCCGACAAGGTCGGCGAAATCCTGGCGCCGCTGGCTGACAGCCTTACCGGCAAGGCGATCATCGCCGACTGGAAGGCGATGAACTCGGCGCTGTTCGAAGCCCTGCAGGTCGAACGTGTGGCGATGTTCTTTGCGCTCAGCTTCATGGTGCTGGTCGCCTCGTTCAACATCCTCTCCAGCCTCGTGATGCTGGTGCGCGCCAAGACCCGCGATATCGCGATCATGCGCACGATGGGCGCGACGCGGCGCTCGATGATCAAGATCTTCGTCACCACCGGCAGCACCGTGGGCGCGATTGGCACCATGACGGGGCTGGCGCTGGGCGCGGTGATCCTGTTCTTCCGCGAACCGATCGTCGGTTTCATCGCCTTCGTCACCGGGCAGGAAATCTGGGACCCGGAAGTGCGGTTCCTTTCGACCCTGCCCTCGCGCACCGATCCGTGGGAGGTTCTGGGAATCGTATTGCTGGCGCTGGGCATGAGTTTCCTCGCCACGCTCTACCCGGCCTTCAAGGCGGCCAATACCGATCCGGTGCAGGTGCTGCGTTATGAGTGA
- a CDS encoding glutathione peroxidase, whose amino-acid sequence MTTIADFTVTTNKGQPLDLKDKLGTVLLVVNTASKCGFTPQYDGLEKLYQSYKDKGFEVLGFPCNQFGAQEPGNAEEIDQFCKVNFGVTFPLMAKIEVNGPDASPLYDWMKSEKKGLMGTTAVKWNFTKFLIDRQGRVVKRYAPTDKPESIAKDIEKLL is encoded by the coding sequence ATGACCACGATTGCCGATTTCACCGTCACCACCAACAAGGGGCAGCCGCTCGATCTCAAGGACAAGCTCGGCACCGTGCTGCTGGTGGTGAACACAGCCAGCAAATGCGGCTTCACGCCCCAGTATGACGGGCTGGAGAAGCTCTACCAGTCCTACAAGGACAAGGGTTTCGAGGTGCTAGGCTTCCCCTGCAACCAGTTCGGCGCGCAGGAACCGGGCAATGCCGAGGAAATCGACCAGTTCTGCAAGGTCAATTTCGGCGTTACCTTCCCGCTGATGGCCAAGATCGAGGTGAATGGCCCGGATGCCTCACCGCTCTACGACTGGATGAAGTCGGAAAAGAAGGGCCTGATGGGCACCACGGCGGTCAAGTGGAACTTCACCAAGTTCCTGATCGACCGCCAGGGGCGCGTGGTGAAACGCTACGCCCCGACCGACAAGCCGGAAAGCATCGCCAAGGACATCGAAAAGCTGCTGTGA
- the purF gene encoding amidophosphoribosyltransferase: protein MPMTPLNVTHPFLDADGDKLREECGIFGAIRANDAAATTALGLHALQHRGQEAAGIVSYDGKEFYASRGLGHVAENFSSSEAIAALPGHMAAGHVRYSTTGGSGLRNVQPLYAELASGGFAVAHNGNISNAMTLRTDLVNKGSIFQSTSDTEVIIHLVATSRYPTIADRLVDALRLVEGAYALIVMTPEGMIACRDPLGIRPLVMGRMGDSILFASETVAFDVVGAEVIREVEPGELVLVDFAGEIRSVRPFGSPAARPCIFEHVYFSRPDSVFAGRSVYEARKAIGMELAQEAPCEADLVVPVPDSGVPAAIGFAMQSGLPFELGIIRSHYVGRTFIQPSDGARHSSVKRKHNANRALVEGKRIVLIDDSIVRGTTSLKIVEMMREAGAKEVHFRVASPPTAHSCFYGVDTPERSKLLAARMELEPMREFIKADSLAFISIDGLYRAVGKEKRDKACPQFCDACFTGDYPTSLTDLALAEAKNAELPFADPKAA from the coding sequence ATGCCGATGACGCCCCTCAATGTGACTCACCCCTTCCTCGATGCCGATGGCGACAAGCTGCGCGAGGAGTGCGGGATTTTCGGTGCGATCCGCGCCAATGATGCCGCCGCGACCACCGCGCTCGGCCTTCATGCGCTGCAGCACCGCGGGCAGGAAGCCGCCGGGATCGTCAGCTACGACGGCAAGGAATTCTACGCCAGCCGCGGCCTTGGCCATGTGGCCGAGAACTTCTCCTCCTCCGAAGCCATCGCCGCCCTGCCCGGCCATATGGCGGCTGGCCACGTGCGCTATTCGACCACCGGGGGATCGGGGCTGCGCAACGTCCAGCCGCTCTATGCCGAACTTGCCAGCGGCGGCTTTGCCGTGGCGCATAACGGCAACATCTCCAACGCGATGACCCTGCGCACCGATCTGGTGAACAAAGGCTCGATCTTCCAGTCGACCTCGGACACCGAGGTGATCATCCACCTCGTCGCCACCAGCCGCTACCCCACCATCGCCGACCGACTGGTGGATGCGCTGCGACTGGTCGAGGGTGCCTATGCCCTCATCGTGATGACGCCCGAGGGCATGATCGCCTGCCGCGACCCGCTCGGCATCCGCCCGCTGGTGATGGGGCGGATGGGGGATTCGATCCTGTTCGCCTCCGAAACCGTCGCCTTCGACGTGGTCGGCGCAGAGGTGATCCGCGAAGTGGAGCCGGGCGAGCTGGTGCTGGTCGATTTTGCCGGAGAGATCCGCTCGGTGCGCCCCTTTGGCAGCCCCGCCGCACGGCCCTGCATCTTCGAGCACGTTTATTTCAGCCGCCCGGATTCGGTCTTTGCCGGGCGCTCGGTCTACGAAGCGCGCAAGGCGATCGGGATGGAGTTGGCACAGGAGGCCCCGTGCGAGGCCGATCTGGTGGTGCCCGTGCCCGACAGCGGCGTGCCTGCCGCCATCGGCTTTGCGATGCAATCGGGCCTGCCCTTCGAACTCGGCATCATCCGTTCGCACTATGTCGGGCGCACCTTCATCCAGCCGTCCGACGGCGCGCGCCATTCCAGCGTGAAACGCAAGCACAACGCCAACCGCGCGCTGGTCGAGGGCAAGCGCATCGTGCTGATCGACGATTCGATCGTGCGCGGCACGACTAGCCTCAAGATTGTCGAGATGATGCGCGAGGCGGGCGCCAAGGAAGTCCATTTCCGCGTCGCCAGCCCGCCGACCGCGCATTCCTGTTTCTACGGGGTTGATACGCCCGAACGCTCCAAGCTGCTCGCCGCGCGGATGGAGCTGGAGCCGATGCGCGAATTCATCAAGGCTGACAGCCTCGCCTTCATCTCGATCGACGGTCTGTATCGCGCCGTGGGTAAGGAAAAGCGCGACAAGGCCTGCCCGCAATTCTGCGACGCCTGCTTCACCGGCGACTACCCCACCAGCCTCACCGATCTGGCGCTCGCCGAGGCGAAGAACGCCGAACTCCCCTTTGCCGATCCGAAAGCTGCCTGA
- a CDS encoding ABC transporter ATP-binding protein → MSEITPIVSLKGLRRAFEQGDTRIEVLRGVDLDIQPGEIVALLGPSGSGKSTMLQAVGLLEGGFEGSISIAGTRAEQLSGDGRTALRREHLGFVYQFHHLLPDFDARENVVMPQMILGTPRADAVARADSLLTSLGLGHRLSHRPSQLSGGEQQRVAVARALANRPTLVLADEPTGNLDEKTADAVLEQFLALVRGEGSAALIATHNERLAARMDRVVRLKEGVLV, encoded by the coding sequence ATGAGTGAGATCACGCCCATCGTCAGCCTCAAGGGGCTGCGCCGCGCTTTCGAGCAGGGCGACACGCGCATCGAGGTGCTGCGCGGGGTCGATCTCGACATCCAGCCGGGTGAGATCGTGGCGCTGCTCGGCCCCTCGGGCTCGGGCAAGTCGACCATGCTGCAAGCCGTGGGGCTGCTGGAAGGCGGGTTTGAAGGCTCGATCTCCATCGCCGGCACCCGCGCCGAACAGCTATCGGGCGACGGGCGCACCGCGCTGCGGCGCGAGCATCTTGGCTTCGTCTACCAGTTCCACCACCTGCTGCCCGATTTCGACGCGCGCGAGAATGTGGTGATGCCGCAGATGATCCTCGGCACCCCGCGCGCCGATGCGGTGGCGCGGGCCGACAGTCTGCTCACCAGTCTCGGCCTCGGCCACCGGCTCTCGCATCGCCCCTCCCAGCTTTCGGGCGGGGAGCAACAGCGCGTCGCAGTAGCCCGCGCGCTCGCCAACCGGCCGACGCTGGTGCTGGCGGACGAGCCGACCGGCAATCTCGACGAGAAGACCGCCGATGCCGTGCTCGAACAATTCCTCGCGCTGGTGCGGGGCGAGGGCAGCGCGGCGCTGATCGCGACCCATAACGAGCGCCTCGCCGCGCGGATGGACCGCGTGGTGCGGCTGAAGGAAGGCGTGCTGGTCTAG
- a CDS encoding long-chain fatty acid--CoA ligase, with amino-acid sequence MQDWTMRVTAVIDHAAREAGGREIVSRWADGSETRTDWAGIRRDALKMAQALQRLGLKPGDKVASLAMNHSRHLVSWYGVAGMGGVLHTVNPRLFDDQLEYIVTHAEDRVLCYDAAFQPIVDRMKSRWPTVEHYICYDSGEHAPAFEDWIGAEDGDFEWVTGAESDPCMICYTSGTTGNPKGVQYEHRSTILHAMAGLQPAAFNFSSASVMLPVVPMFHAASWGLPYAGAMAGIKFVFSAVNDPAVLHDLMLREGVTDSAGVPTVWLAHFQYCDANGLDLPPLKAATIGGSAAPKFMIERLMKNGTRVQHAWGMTETSPIGTVGGPTWDWDSLTLEQKVEKTAMQGRPIFGVQLRTVDLDDMTTELPRDGKTSGALQIRGPWIIKRYFKAEQDAVGNDGWFDTGDVGILHPDGTLQLTDRTKDVIKSGGEWISSVELENAACGHPGVAEAACIGIHHPKWDERPVLFVVKKAGAEVSADDIIEHLKPQIAKWWLPDAVEFVDDIPHTATGKISKKDLRDRFANYTLG; translated from the coding sequence ATGCAGGACTGGACGATGCGGGTCACCGCGGTGATCGATCACGCCGCGCGCGAGGCGGGCGGACGCGAGATCGTCAGCCGCTGGGCCGACGGCAGCGAGACGCGGACCGATTGGGCCGGCATCCGCCGCGATGCGCTCAAGATGGCGCAGGCGCTCCAGCGGCTTGGCCTGAAGCCCGGCGACAAGGTCGCGAGCCTTGCGATGAACCATTCGCGCCACCTCGTCAGCTGGTATGGCGTCGCGGGCATGGGCGGGGTGCTCCACACGGTGAACCCGCGCCTGTTCGACGATCAGCTCGAATATATCGTCACCCACGCCGAAGACCGGGTGCTGTGCTATGACGCGGCGTTCCAGCCGATCGTCGACCGGATGAAGAGCCGCTGGCCCACGGTCGAACACTACATCTGCTACGATTCCGGCGAACACGCCCCGGCCTTCGAGGACTGGATTGGCGCGGAAGACGGCGATTTCGAATGGGTAACGGGCGCGGAGAGCGACCCCTGCATGATCTGCTACACCAGCGGCACCACGGGCAATCCCAAAGGCGTGCAATACGAACACCGCTCGACCATCCTGCACGCGATGGCCGGGCTGCAGCCGGCGGCGTTCAACTTCTCCAGCGCCTCGGTGATGCTGCCGGTGGTGCCGATGTTCCACGCGGCGAGCTGGGGCCTGCCCTATGCTGGCGCGATGGCGGGGATCAAGTTCGTGTTCTCGGCGGTCAACGACCCGGCTGTGCTACACGATCTGATGCTGCGTGAAGGCGTGACCGATTCGGCTGGCGTGCCGACCGTGTGGCTCGCGCATTTCCAGTATTGCGACGCCAACGGCCTCGATCTGCCCCCGCTCAAGGCCGCCACGATCGGCGGCTCGGCGGCGCCCAAGTTCATGATCGAGCGGCTGATGAAGAACGGCACCCGCGTCCAGCACGCCTGGGGGATGACCGAAACCTCCCCCATCGGCACGGTCGGCGGGCCGACCTGGGACTGGGACAGCCTCACGCTCGAACAGAAGGTCGAGAAGACCGCGATGCAGGGCCGTCCGATCTTCGGGGTGCAGCTGCGCACGGTCGATCTCGACGACATGACCACCGAGCTGCCGCGCGATGGCAAGACCAGCGGCGCGCTCCAGATCCGGGGGCCGTGGATCATCAAACGCTACTTCAAGGCGGAGCAGGATGCGGTCGGCAATGATGGCTGGTTCGACACCGGCGATGTCGGCATCCTCCACCCCGATGGCACGCTGCAACTGACCGATCGCACCAAGGACGTGATCAAATCGGGCGGCGAGTGGATCAGCTCGGTCGAGCTCGAAAACGCCGCCTGCGGCCATCCGGGTGTGGCCGAGGCGGCCTGCATCGGCATCCACCACCCCAAGTGGGACGAGCGCCCGGTGCTGTTCGTGGTGAAAAAGGCCGGGGCCGAAGTCAGCGCGGATGACATCATCGAGCACCTCAAGCCGCAGATCGCCAAGTGGTGGCTGCCCGACGCCGTCGAATTCGTCGACGACATCCCACACACCGCCACTGGCAAGATCAGCAAGAAAGACCTGCGCGATCGCTTTGCGAACTACACGCTTGGCTGA
- the dnaE gene encoding DNA polymerase III subunit alpha → MAFAPFVPLRVLSSYSMLEGAIDPKDIAKLAKERGYPAIAICDRNGLYGIMAFAAACKGEGVQPIIGSLLGVARDEARSTVDYVALFAQDDAGYDNLCHLVSRAHLDRPLERDPHVTLADLEGRTEGLIALTGAGEGGLTRLLAEGQHEAAERLADSLAALFPGRLYIELARNGDPVCERAEDALIDLAYARDLPLVATNPANFAEPHMHKAHDAMLCIANSTQIDADERPRSNPQAFVKSAAMMEEAFADLPEATANTLVIAQRCAFAPPYRKPILPSLAGDLAGEARMLAEDSRSGLEARLAAYPDLTEEERKVYFDRLEFEIDVIVKMGFPGYFLIVADFIKWAKDNGIPVGPGRGSGAGSAVAWALTITDLDPIKLGLLFERFLNPERVSMPDFDIDFCETRRGEVIRYVQRKYGGDHVAQIITFGKLKARAVLRDCGRILQMSYGQVDRLCKMVPNHPTDPWPLPRALNGAADFRREYDDNKEVKRLVDLAMQLEGLPRNSSTHAAGVVIGDRPLAQLVPLYRDPRSDMPVTQFDMKYVESSGLVKFDFLGLKTLSVLRKAVDLLEKRGITIDLGALPLDDQAVYSLMQAGNTVGVFQLESEGMRRTLKAVKPTNFGDIIALVSLYRPGPMDNIPLFGQRKAGQVPIEYPHPKLEGILAETYGIFVYQEQVMQAAQVLAGYSLGDADLLRRAMGKKVQAEMDAQRGRFVEGCKKVSDIEAKRANELFDLIDKFAGYGFNKSHAAAYALLAYQTGWLKAHYPEEFYAASMCFDMHQSEKLNVFVDDARRYPNGQGGVEVLPPCINASEAEFTVEQTDTGYAVRYALAGIRNVGEKAMEAIVAEREANGPFASLKDLFERVPQGTMNRRQLEGLICAGAFDGLEPDRALLFANADLLMAVADAAIRERSSGQAGLFGGDAGPAEDLRLQPCEPWSRTDRMAKERENFGFYFSAHPVAQYREAASANGARTYQSLMEAGAPVGGRGSAVMAVLVESITKARTRKGGTFVRADFSDSSGQFSAACFEEALVPDFERWAAAGECLLLTVELDSPSPDEPPRLTVRGARPLAAVVGTTAMELTADIAHLEALRELQIELEAARGERPTGSGEVVVRLTLAEGGEVEMRLGRNFVLTGELAERLAAVDGIERVSLVPLKKRSNLRLVA, encoded by the coding sequence ATGGCTTTCGCTCCCTTCGTTCCGCTGCGCGTGCTTTCGTCCTACTCGATGCTCGAAGGGGCGATCGATCCGAAGGACATCGCCAAGCTGGCGAAGGAGCGCGGCTATCCCGCGATCGCGATCTGCGACCGCAACGGCCTATATGGCATCATGGCCTTCGCCGCCGCCTGCAAGGGTGAGGGCGTGCAGCCGATCATTGGCTCGCTGCTCGGCGTGGCGCGGGACGAGGCGCGCAGCACCGTCGATTACGTCGCGCTGTTTGCGCAGGACGATGCGGGTTACGATAATCTCTGCCACCTCGTCAGCCGCGCGCATCTCGACCGTCCGCTTGAGCGCGATCCGCATGTCACGCTCGCCGATCTCGAAGGCCGCACCGAGGGGCTGATCGCGCTGACCGGCGCGGGCGAGGGCGGGCTGACGCGGCTTTTGGCGGAAGGCCAGCACGAGGCGGCCGAGCGGCTGGCGGACAGTCTTGCGGCGCTGTTCCCCGGGCGGCTCTATATCGAGCTGGCGCGCAACGGCGATCCCGTGTGCGAACGCGCCGAAGATGCGCTGATCGACTTGGCCTATGCGCGCGACCTTCCGCTGGTCGCGACCAACCCGGCCAACTTCGCGGAGCCGCATATGCACAAGGCGCATGACGCCATGCTGTGCATTGCAAACTCGACCCAGATCGACGCGGACGAGCGCCCGCGCTCCAACCCGCAGGCCTTCGTCAAATCGGCGGCGATGATGGAGGAGGCCTTCGCCGATCTTCCCGAGGCGACCGCCAACACCCTCGTCATCGCGCAACGCTGCGCCTTTGCGCCGCCTTATCGCAAGCCGATCCTGCCCAGTCTTGCGGGCGATCTTGCGGGCGAGGCACGAATGCTGGCGGAGGATTCGCGCAGCGGTCTCGAGGCGCGGCTCGCGGCCTATCCCGATCTCACCGAGGAGGAGCGCAAGGTCTATTTCGACCGCCTCGAATTCGAGATCGACGTCATCGTGAAGATGGGCTTTCCCGGATACTTCCTGATCGTTGCCGACTTCATCAAGTGGGCCAAGGACAACGGCATTCCGGTGGGGCCCGGGCGCGGGTCCGGGGCAGGCTCGGCGGTGGCCTGGGCGCTGACCATCACCGATCTCGATCCGATCAAGCTGGGCCTGCTGTTCGAACGCTTCCTCAACCCCGAACGCGTGTCGATGCCCGACTTCGATATCGACTTCTGCGAAACCCGCCGGGGCGAGGTGATCCGCTACGTCCAGCGCAAATATGGCGGCGATCACGTCGCCCAGATCATCACCTTCGGCAAGCTGAAGGCGCGTGCGGTGCTGCGCGATTGCGGGCGCATCCTTCAGATGAGCTACGGGCAGGTCGACCGGCTGTGCAAGATGGTGCCCAACCATCCAACCGACCCCTGGCCGCTGCCGCGCGCGCTCAATGGCGCGGCTGACTTCCGGCGCGAATATGATGACAACAAGGAGGTGAAGCGCCTCGTCGATCTGGCGATGCAGCTCGAAGGCCTGCCGCGCAATTCCTCGACCCACGCGGCGGGCGTGGTAATCGGCGACCGTCCGCTCGCGCAGCTGGTGCCGCTCTACCGCGATCCGCGTTCGGATATGCCGGTGACGCAGTTCGACATGAAATATGTCGAATCGAGCGGGCTGGTGAAGTTCGACTTCCTCGGGTTGAAAACCCTGTCGGTGCTGAGGAAGGCGGTCGACCTGCTGGAGAAGCGCGGGATCACGATCGACCTCGGCGCGCTGCCGCTCGACGATCAGGCGGTCTACAGCCTGATGCAGGCGGGTAACACCGTCGGCGTGTTCCAGCTAGAATCCGAAGGGATGCGCCGCACGCTGAAGGCGGTAAAGCCGACTAATTTCGGCGACATCATCGCGCTGGTCTCGCTCTACCGCCCCGGCCCGATGGACAACATCCCGCTGTTCGGTCAGCGCAAGGCTGGGCAGGTGCCGATCGAATACCCGCACCCCAAGCTCGAAGGCATCCTTGCCGAGACCTACGGCATCTTCGTCTACCAAGAACAGGTGATGCAGGCCGCGCAGGTGCTCGCCGGTTACTCGCTTGGCGACGCGGACCTGCTGCGCCGTGCGATGGGCAAGAAGGTGCAGGCCGAGATGGATGCGCAGCGCGGGCGCTTTGTCGAGGGCTGCAAAAAGGTCTCCGATATCGAAGCGAAGCGTGCCAACGAATTGTTCGACTTGATCGACAAGTTTGCCGGCTACGGCTTCAACAAGTCGCACGCCGCCGCCTATGCGCTGCTCGCCTATCAGACCGGCTGGCTGAAGGCGCATTACCCGGAGGAATTCTACGCCGCCTCGATGTGCTTCGATATGCACCAGTCGGAGAAATTGAACGTCTTCGTCGACGACGCGCGCCGCTATCCCAACGGGCAGGGCGGGGTGGAGGTGCTGCCGCCCTGCATCAATGCCTCGGAGGCCGAATTCACCGTCGAGCAGACCGACACGGGCTACGCGGTGCGCTATGCCCTCGCAGGTATCCGCAATGTCGGCGAGAAGGCGATGGAGGCGATCGTCGCGGAGCGTGAGGCCAACGGGCCCTTCGCAAGCCTGAAAGATTTGTTCGAGCGGGTGCCGCAGGGGACGATGAACCGCCGCCAGCTGGAAGGCCTGATCTGCGCGGGTGCTTTCGATGGCCTCGAACCCGACCGAGCGCTGCTGTTTGCCAATGCCGATTTGCTGATGGCGGTCGCCGATGCGGCGATCCGGGAGCGGTCCAGCGGGCAGGCGGGCCTGTTCGGCGGCGATGCCGGCCCCGCCGAAGACCTGCGCCTGCAACCCTGCGAGCCGTGGAGCCGCACCGACCGCATGGCCAAGGAGCGCGAGAATTTCGGCTTCTACTTCTCCGCGCACCCCGTCGCGCAATATCGCGAGGCCGCTAGTGCCAACGGCGCGCGCACCTATCAGAGCCTGATGGAAGCAGGCGCGCCGGTGGGCGGGCGCGGATCGGCGGTCATGGCGGTGCTGGTCGAGAGCATTACCAAGGCGCGCACCCGCAAGGGCGGCACCTTCGTGCGGGCGGATTTCTCCGATTCCTCGGGGCAGTTTTCCGCCGCCTGTTTCGAGGAAGCGCTGGTGCCAGATTTCGAACGCTGGGCGGCGGCGGGCGAGTGCCTGCTGCTGACCGTCGAGCTTGACAGTCCGAGCCCCGATGAACCTCCGCGCCTCACGGTGCGCGGCGCGCGGCCGCTGGCGGCGGTCGTCGGCACGACGGCGATGGAGCTGACCGCCGATATCGCCCATCTCGAGGCCCTGCGCGAACTCCAGATCGAGCTTGAGGCGGCGCGCGGGGAGCGACCCACGGGATCGGGGGAAGTGGTCGTCCGCCTGACGCTTGCCGAAGGGGGCGAAGTCGAAATGCGGCTCGGACGCAATTTCGTGCTGACGGGCGAGTTGGCAGAACGGCTCGCGGCGGTCGATGGCATTGAACGCGTTTCGCTGGTGCCGCTCAAGAAACGCAGCAATCTGCGGCTGGTCGCCTGA
- a CDS encoding SDR family NAD(P)-dependent oxidoreductase has product MTDTTKPLSGKTALVTGASRGIGAATAIALAGAGAHVILVARKVKALEAVEDTIHGLGGTSTIAPVDLTEPDAVSRLAAAIAGRWDTLDIMVLAAAYLPELTPASQMEPKQFNQALLTNVVATQALLAGFDPLLRHAKAGRIIGLTSSVGSNPRPYWGAYSATKAAFDNLLATYAAEVERLSPLRVAIVDPGATRTEMRARAYPGENPETVKPPEVVAERLIALLTEGFDTLHRERID; this is encoded by the coding sequence ATGACCGATACGACGAAGCCGCTTTCCGGCAAGACCGCGCTTGTCACCGGTGCGAGCCGCGGGATCGGTGCCGCCACCGCCATCGCGCTGGCGGGTGCGGGGGCGCACGTCATCCTCGTCGCGCGCAAAGTGAAGGCGCTGGAGGCGGTGGAGGACACGATCCACGGTCTCGGTGGCACCTCGACCATCGCGCCGGTCGACCTGACCGAGCCCGACGCCGTCTCCCGGCTCGCTGCGGCCATCGCGGGCCGGTGGGATACGCTCGACATCATGGTGCTGGCCGCCGCCTACCTGCCCGAGCTGACCCCGGCCTCGCAAATGGAGCCCAAGCAGTTCAACCAGGCGCTGCTGACCAATGTGGTCGCCACGCAGGCGTTGCTTGCCGGGTTCGATCCGCTGCTGCGCCATGCCAAGGCCGGGCGGATCATCGGTCTGACCAGCAGCGTCGGCAGCAATCCGCGCCCCTATTGGGGCGCCTACAGCGCCACGAAAGCGGCCTTCGACAATCTGCTCGCCACTTACGCAGCAGAGGTCGAGCGCCTCAGCCCGCTGCGCGTGGCGATTGTCGATCCCGGCGCGACCCGCACCGAGATGCGCGCCCGCGCCTATCCGGGTGAGAACCCCGAGACGGTCAAGCCCCCCGAAGTCGTTGCCGAGCGGCTGATAGCGCTGCTGACCGAGGGTTTCGACACTCTCCACCGCGAACGGATCGACTGA
- a CDS encoding OmpA family protein, producing the protein MTVAAPAFAREGQPYIGINGGVILEDQVDVDSDTDPSTNLAFADTKTGVDADIVFGYDFGAFRLEAEGGYKQAGYDGLTVLSSAILPGDLTVPSGTVVQNERDLKIYSGMINALVEFGNDDGFQVFGGGGVGVANIDLPVEVAGVGTIVDDSATDFAWQLLAGARVALSDNVDLGVKYRYFVANNFGFEAANGARFETDFDSHSVLASLTYNFGGRQEPAPAPAPAPAPAYTPPPPPPVVAAPPPPPAPVCNSGPFIVFFDFDQSDITPAAANILNSAATAYANCGTARVMLAGHTDKAGSAAYNVGLAERRNASVSSYLASRGVPAARISSEAFGETMPKVPTADGVREAQNRRVEVTYGPGSGM; encoded by the coding sequence ATGACCGTCGCCGCCCCGGCGTTTGCGCGTGAAGGCCAGCCCTATATCGGCATCAACGGCGGCGTTATTCTGGAAGACCAGGTCGACGTCGATTCCGACACCGACCCCTCCACCAACCTCGCCTTTGCCGACACCAAGACCGGTGTGGATGCCGACATCGTGTTCGGTTACGACTTCGGTGCCTTCCGCCTCGAAGCCGAAGGCGGCTACAAGCAGGCGGGCTACGACGGCCTGACCGTGCTGAGCTCCGCCATTCTTCCCGGCGACCTGACCGTTCCTTCGGGCACGGTCGTGCAGAACGAGCGCGATCTCAAGATCTACAGCGGCATGATCAATGCGCTGGTCGAATTCGGCAATGACGACGGCTTTCAGGTCTTCGGCGGCGGCGGCGTCGGTGTCGCCAATATCGATCTTCCGGTGGAGGTCGCCGGTGTCGGCACGATTGTCGACGACAGCGCGACCGATTTTGCCTGGCAGTTGCTCGCCGGTGCCCGCGTCGCGCTGAGCGACAATGTCGATCTCGGCGTGAAGTATCGCTACTTCGTCGCCAACAACTTCGGCTTCGAAGCGGCCAACGGCGCCCGGTTCGAAACCGACTTCGATTCGCACTCGGTCCTCGCCAGCCTGACCTACAATTTCGGCGGTCGTCAGGAGCCCGCACCCGCTCCGGCCCCCGCCCCGGCTCCGGCCTACACCCCGCCGCCGCCGCCGCCGGTCGTGGCTGCTCCCCCGCCGCCGCCGGCTCCGGTCTGCAACTCGGGTCCGTTCATCGTGTTCTTCGACTTCGACCAATCGGACATCACCCCGGCGGCTGCGAACATCCTCAACAGCGCCGCGACCGCCTATGCCAATTGCGGCACGGCGCGCGTGATGCTGGCCGGTCACACCGACAAGGCCGGTAGCGCCGCCTACAACGTTGGTCTTGCCGAGCGTCGCAATGCCTCGGTCAGCTCCTACCTCGCCAGCCGCGGCGTGCCGGCTGCGCGCATCAGCAGCGAAGCTTTCGGCGAAACCATGCCGAAGGTGCCGACCGCCGACGGCGTGCGCGAAGCGCAGAACCGCCGCGTGGAAGTGACCTACGGTCCGGGTTCGGGCATGTAA